The following proteins come from a genomic window of Archocentrus centrarchus isolate MPI-CPG fArcCen1 chromosome 3, fArcCen1, whole genome shotgun sequence:
- the LOC115801196 gene encoding SUN domain-containing protein 5-like isoform X2 has translation MLRRSSRLQSNGYYGCDGKPVISYKETMYRFFKRCKSHLRPRFDGSPDTELGTERYTPPYTPPYTELYTSLYKELDPAIDKPDQTGPANWPWRTMAFVLFLCFGVFLTLAVPTGFSITTVKKVFTGSSEDVWIHLKEVRGELEELKELRGELKELKELRGQMKKLKELQEELKEKMVLLHPLSDTMANFALERLGARILTEKTSESYPPEVPGLTLFGFTVVSAKRPPPVSPRTLLQGWAPNSPGQCWAFKGSKGQLSVELSHSIYVSHVSIGHIPKNISPYGTRSSALRMFSVFGNQNIEDPKIYLGTFEYDASGRPLQLFKMAGHERDVVKYLTLKIHSNWGNHNYTCIYSFRVHGKKALSDL, from the exons atGCTGAGAAGAAGCAGTCGTTTACAGTCAAACGGCTACTATGGCTGTGATGGGAAACCAGTCATTTCCTACAAGGAGACAATGTACAG gtttttcaaaaggtgcaaatcTCATTTACGTCCCAGATTTGATGGATCACCAGATACAGAACTGGGTACAGAACGGTATACACCACCGTATACACCACCGTATACAGAACTGTATACATCACTGTATAAAGAACTTGATCCGGCAATAGATAAGCCCGATCAAACTGGTCCTGCAAATTGGCCATGGAGGACGATGGCTTTCGTCCTGTTCTTGTGTTTTGGAGTCTTTTTGACTCTGGCTGTCCCCACTGGGTTCTCCATCACCACTGTGAAAAAG GTCTTCACTGGGAGCTCCGAAGATGTGTGGATACACCTCAAGGAGGTCCGAGGGGAACTGGAGGAACTCAAGGAGCTCCGAGGAGAACTGAAGGAACTCAAGGAGCTCCGAGGGCAAATGAAGAAACTCAAGGAGCTCCAAGAGGAACTCAAGGAGAAAATGGTGCTCCTTCATCCATTATCGGACACGATGGCCAATTTTGCCCTGGAGAGACTAG GAGCCAGGATATTAACTGAAAAGACTTCAGAGTCCTATCCTCCAGAAGTGCCAGGATTGACCCTGTTTGGGTTTACAGTGGTAAGTGCCAAACGGCCTCCACCTGTAAGCCCGAGAACCCTTCTTCAG ggATGGGCACCAAATAGTCCGGGGCAGTGCTGGGCCTTTAAAGGTTCAAAGGGACAGCTGTCAGTCGAGCTGTCCCACAGCATATATGTCAGCCATGTGTCAATCGGGCACATACCAAAGAACATATCCCCATATGGAACCAGATCAAGTGCTCTGAGGATGTTCTCAGTGTTT GGAAATCAAAATATCGAGGATCCAAAAATCTACCTGGGTACCTTTGAGTATGATGCCAGTGGAAGGCCACTTCAGTTATTTAAGATGGCG gGTCATGAAAGAGATGTGGTGAAGTACCTGACACTGAAGATACACAGCAACTGGGGCAACCACAATTATACATGTATTTATAGCTTTAGGGTTCATGGAAAGAAGGCACTCAGTGACCTTTAA
- the LOC115801196 gene encoding SUN domain-containing protein 5-like isoform X1: MKMVLCSHNKLESMICFVSEARLTSLHLFYFTAMLRRSSRLQSNGYYGCDGKPVISYKETMYRFFKRCKSHLRPRFDGSPDTELGTERYTPPYTPPYTELYTSLYKELDPAIDKPDQTGPANWPWRTMAFVLFLCFGVFLTLAVPTGFSITTVKKVFTGSSEDVWIHLKEVRGELEELKELRGELKELKELRGQMKKLKELQEELKEKMVLLHPLSDTMANFALERLGARILTEKTSESYPPEVPGLTLFGFTVVSAKRPPPVSPRTLLQGWAPNSPGQCWAFKGSKGQLSVELSHSIYVSHVSIGHIPKNISPYGTRSSALRMFSVFGNQNIEDPKIYLGTFEYDASGRPLQLFKMAGHERDVVKYLTLKIHSNWGNHNYTCIYSFRVHGKKALSDL, from the exons ATGAAAATGGTCTTGTGCTCACATAATAAGCTAGAAAGTATGATATGCTTTGTGTCAGAGGCTCGCTTAacatctctccatctcttttattttacagcaatGCTGAGAAGAAGCAGTCGTTTACAGTCAAACGGCTACTATGGCTGTGATGGGAAACCAGTCATTTCCTACAAGGAGACAATGTACAG gtttttcaaaaggtgcaaatcTCATTTACGTCCCAGATTTGATGGATCACCAGATACAGAACTGGGTACAGAACGGTATACACCACCGTATACACCACCGTATACAGAACTGTATACATCACTGTATAAAGAACTTGATCCGGCAATAGATAAGCCCGATCAAACTGGTCCTGCAAATTGGCCATGGAGGACGATGGCTTTCGTCCTGTTCTTGTGTTTTGGAGTCTTTTTGACTCTGGCTGTCCCCACTGGGTTCTCCATCACCACTGTGAAAAAG GTCTTCACTGGGAGCTCCGAAGATGTGTGGATACACCTCAAGGAGGTCCGAGGGGAACTGGAGGAACTCAAGGAGCTCCGAGGAGAACTGAAGGAACTCAAGGAGCTCCGAGGGCAAATGAAGAAACTCAAGGAGCTCCAAGAGGAACTCAAGGAGAAAATGGTGCTCCTTCATCCATTATCGGACACGATGGCCAATTTTGCCCTGGAGAGACTAG GAGCCAGGATATTAACTGAAAAGACTTCAGAGTCCTATCCTCCAGAAGTGCCAGGATTGACCCTGTTTGGGTTTACAGTGGTAAGTGCCAAACGGCCTCCACCTGTAAGCCCGAGAACCCTTCTTCAG ggATGGGCACCAAATAGTCCGGGGCAGTGCTGGGCCTTTAAAGGTTCAAAGGGACAGCTGTCAGTCGAGCTGTCCCACAGCATATATGTCAGCCATGTGTCAATCGGGCACATACCAAAGAACATATCCCCATATGGAACCAGATCAAGTGCTCTGAGGATGTTCTCAGTGTTT GGAAATCAAAATATCGAGGATCCAAAAATCTACCTGGGTACCTTTGAGTATGATGCCAGTGGAAGGCCACTTCAGTTATTTAAGATGGCG gGTCATGAAAGAGATGTGGTGAAGTACCTGACACTGAAGATACACAGCAACTGGGGCAACCACAATTATACATGTATTTATAGCTTTAGGGTTCATGGAAAGAAGGCACTCAGTGACCTTTAA